Proteins from one Bacteroidota bacterium genomic window:
- a CDS encoding YraN family protein yields MSDNKSVGAKGEQFAAEYLKDKGYEILEMNWVAERCEVDIIAKYNSVIIFVEVKTRTNDFYGNPEEAVNEAKQENLMKVADAYLIENDLDNEIRFDIISIIWNKNRKDIYHIEDAIVP; encoded by the coding sequence ATGAGTGATAATAAGTCAGTTGGAGCAAAAGGCGAACAATTCGCTGCTGAATATCTAAAAGATAAAGGTTACGAAATTCTTGAAATGAATTGGGTAGCAGAAAGATGTGAAGTTGATATTATTGCCAAATATAATTCAGTAATTATTTTTGTGGAGGTAAAGACCCGAACTAACGATTTTTATGGTAATCCTGAAGAAGCTGTAAACGAGGCAAAACAAGAAAATTTAATGAAAGTTGCCGATGCATATCTTATTGAAAATGATTTAGATAATGAAATTAGATTTGATATAATTTCTATAATTTGGAATAAAAATAGGAAAGATATTTATCATATTGAGGATGCAATAGTTCCGTAA